ATTTGTTGATGCGTCGGCAGGAGCGGTCGTAGTCTCCTGCTCATTTGATTGAGACGAAACCATCATAAGATTTAAATTTTAAATATGCTTGAACAATGTTGAACGCACAAATATACTAATAATTGTTTATGCAACTAGTATATTAACATGAAATATATCATGTTTTTGCAGGATGGCCCTGCTATTTACTGCTAAGTGTTTGAAATTCTTTCAGATAGAACGGCTCGCTATAAGCCAGGTCTGTAAATTGTTTTTTTAAAAAGAACAGATCGGAGAGCCTGCTCATGCCTTCTGGCATAATCAAGACCTTCTGGAAAAATGCATTCGGATGGTTACAAACGGATTCCCACTTGGCAGAACCGCTTCCAAAGAACAGGATCTTATTGACAGATAATTCCTTTTCAAATGACATTTCATTCAGTATAAGTGGCCGGGGGCTGAGGTATGGATCCAGGTCTTTATCATAGATCGCCGTAAACACTTCCATTCTTCTTGCATCGATCATGGGGCAAAAAAGAATCGGCTCATCGCCAGGTCTGTGAACAAGGGTTGCAGAAGCGGTTAAAACCTCAAGGGTATTTAAAGCGATCAGTGGTTTTTTTAAAGCATAGCATAAACCCTTGGCGCTTGCCATTCCCACCCGCAGCCCGGTGTATGAACCCGGGCCTGCAGTAACTGCTACAGCATCAATAGTGCTTAGTTTAATTCCCGTGATCTTTTGAAGCTCCAAAATGGCAGACTGTAAAAAAGAAGCATGGTCTTTTTGAGA
This sequence is a window from Chitinophagaceae bacterium. Protein-coding genes within it:
- the tsaB gene encoding tRNA (adenosine(37)-N6)-threonylcarbamoyltransferase complex dimerization subunit type 1 TsaB yields the protein MSLILNIDTSTEQAHTSFAEDGCVLQYLLNESQKDHASFLQSAILELQKITGIKLSTIDAVAVTAGPGSYTGLRVGMASAKGLCYALKKPLIALNTLEVLTASATLVHRPGDEPILFCPMIDARRMEVFTAIYDKDLDPYLSPRPLILNEMSFEKELSVNKILFFGSGSAKWESVCNHPNAFFQKVLIMPEGMSRLSDLFFLKKQFTDLAYSEPFYLKEFQTLSSK